A single region of the Salmo salar chromosome ssa16, Ssal_v3.1, whole genome shotgun sequence genome encodes:
- the LOC106573200 gene encoding CCR4-NOT transcription complex subunit 1 isoform X20, which yields MNLDSLSLALSQISYLVDNLTKKNYRASQQEIQHIVNRHGPEADRHLLRCLFSHVDFSGDGKSSGKDFHQFLIQECVSLISKPNFISTLCYAIDNPLHYQKSLKPSSHLFTQLSKVLKLSKVQEVIFGLALLNSCNADLRGFAAQFVKQKLPDLLRSYVDADLGVNQEGGFQDIAIEVLHLLLSHLLFGQKGASGVGQEQIDAFLKTLCRDFPQARCPVVLAPLLYPEKRDILMDRILPDSGELAKTMMESSLAEFMQEVGYGFCASLDECRNIILQYGVREVTASQVARVLGMMARTHSGLSDGIPLQSISAPGSGIWSDGKDKSDGSQAHTWNVEVLIDVVKEVNPNLNFKEVTYELDHPGFMIRDSKGLQMVVYGIQRGLGMEVFPVDLIYRPWKHAEGQLSFIQHSLMSPDVFCFADYPCHTVAIDILKAPPEDDNREIATWKSLDLVESLLRLSEVGQYEQVKQLFSFPIKHCPDMLVLALLQISTSWHTLRHELISTLMPIFLGNHPNSAIILHYAWHGQGQSPSIRQLIMHSMAEWYMRGEQYDQAKLSRILDVAQDLKSLSMLLNGTPFAFVIDLAALASRREYLKLDKWLTDKIREHGEPFIQACVTFLKRRCPSIMGGLAPEKDQPKSAQLPPETMATMLGCLQACAGSVSQELSETILTMVANCSNVMNKARQPPPGVMPKGRAPSTSSLDAISPVQMDPLTAMGSLNLSSSATSHTQSMQGFPTPLGSAFSNPQSPAKAFPPLSNPNPSTPFGGIGSLSSQLGNTGPLGSGIGSGLGMPAVSSDPFGTRKMSTPGLNPTTFQQTDLSQVWPEANQHFSKEIDDEANSYFQRIYNHPPHPTMSVDEVLEMLQRFKDSTIKREREVFNCMLRNLFEEYRFFPQYPDKELHITACLFGGIIEKGLVTYMALGLALRYVLEALRKPFGSKMYYFGIAALDRFKNRLKDYPQYCQHLASIGHFLQFPLHLQECVQYIEYGQQSRDPPVKMQGSITTPGSLALAQAQAQSQPPKAPQPGQPSTLVTTATATTTVAKTTTITRPTPGSFKKDVPPSINTTNIDTLLVATDQTERIVEPPENVQEKIAFIFNNLSQSNMTQKVEELKETVKEEFMPWVSQYLVMKRVSIEPNFHSLYSNFLDTLKNPEFVKMVLNETYRNIKVLLTSDKAAANFSDRSLLKNLGHWLGMITLAKNKPILYTDLEVKSLLLEAYVKGQQELLYVVPFVAKVLESSLRSVIFRPQNPWTMAIMNVLAELHTEHDLKLNLKFEIEVLCKNLSLDINDLKPGTLLKDKDKLKSLEEQLSAPKKEAKPPEEMIPIVSTAAPSTPAPTTTCSATGPPTPQFSYHDINVYALAGLAPHINININIPLLQAHPQLKQCVRQSIERAVQELVHPVVDRSIKIAMTTCEQIVRKDFALDSEESRMRVAAHHMMRNLTAGMAMITCREPLLMSIATNLKNSFAAALRAPTPQQREMMEEAAARVAQDNCELACCFIQKTAVEKAGPEMDKRLATEFELRKHARQEGRRYCDPVVLTYQAERMPEQIRLKVGGVDPKQLAVYEEFARNVPGFLPSNDLSQPTGFLAQPMKQQAWATDDVAQIYDKCMADLEQHLHAIPPALAMNPQTQALRSLLEAVALARNSRDGIAALGLLQKAVEGLLDATSGADADLLLRYRECHLLVLKALQDGRAYGPLWCNKQITRCLIECRDEYKYNVEAVELLIRNHLVNMQQYDLHLAQSMENGLHYMAVAFAMQLVKLLLVDERSVSHITEADLFHTIETLMRTSAHSRANAPEGLPQLMDVVRSNYEAMIDRAHGGPNFMMHSGISQASEYDDPPGLREKAEYLLREWVNLYHSAAAGRDSTKAFSAFVGQMHQQGILKTDDLITRFFRLCTEMCVEISYRAQAEQQHNPAASAAIIRAKCYHNLDAFVRLIALLVKHSGEATNTVTKINLLNKVLGIVVGVLIQDHDVRQTEFQQLPYHRIFIMLLLELNAPEHVLETINFQTLTAFCNTFHILRPTKAPGFVYAWLELISHRIFIARMLAHTPQQKGWPMYAQLLIDLFKYLAPFLRNVELNKPMQILYKGTLRVLLVLLHDFPEFLCDYHYGFCDVIPPNCIQLRNLILSAFPRNMRLPDPFTPNLKVDMLSEINIAPRILTNFTGVMPSQFKKDLDSYLKTRSPVTFLSELRSNLQVSNEPGNRYNIQLINALVLYVGTQAIAHIHNKGSTPSMSTITHSAHMDIFQNLAVDLDTEGRYLFLNAIANQLRYPNSHTHYFSCTMLYLFAEANTEAIQEQITRVLLERLIVNRPHPWGLLITFIELIKNPAFKFWSHDFVHCAPEIEKLFQSVAQCCMGQKQAQQVMEGTGAS from the exons ATGAATCTTGACTCGCTCTCGCTGGCTTTGTCTCAAATCAGCTACCTGGTGGACAATTTAACAAAGAAAAACTACAGAGCCAGCCAGCAGGAAATACAGCAT ATTGTGAATCGTCACGGCCCTGAGGCGGACAGGCATTTATTACGCTGTCTCTTCTCCCATGTGGATTTCAGTGGTGATGGTAAAAGCAGTGGCAAAGATTTTCATCAG TTTCTGATCCAGGAGTGTGTTTCACTGATTTCAAAGCCTAATTTTATTTCAACACTTTGCTACGCCATCGACAATCCTTTGCACTACCAGAAG AGTTTGAAGCCGTCGTCCCACTTGTTTACTCAGTTGAGTAAAGTTCTCAAGCTAAGCAAGGTTCAAGAA GTGATATTTGGCCTTGCTTTGCTCAATTCGTGCAACGCAGACCTTCGTGGTTTTG CCGCGCAGTTCGTCAAACAAAAGCTCCCTGATCTCCTCCGCTCGTACGTGGACGCGGACCTTGGCGTTAACCAGGAAGGTGGCTTCCAAGATATTGCCATAGAGGTCCTGCACCTGCTCCTCTCCCATCTTCTGTTTGGCCAGAAGGGAGCCAGTGGCGTCGGACAAGAGCAGATTGACGCTTTCCTCAAGACACTGTGCAGAG ATTTCCCGCAGGCGCGCTGCCCTGTGGTGCTTGCACCGCTGCTGTACCCTGAAAAACGGGACATTCTGATGGACAGGATTCTGCCAGACTCGGGAGAGTTAGCCAAGACCATGATGGAGAGTTCTCTTGCAGAGTTCATGCAGGAAGTTGGCTATGGCTTTTGTGCAAG TCTTGATGAATGCCGCAACATAATTCTGCAGTATGGGGTGCGAGAGGTTACTGCCAGCCAGGTGGCCAGGGTCCTGGGGATGATGGCTCGTACCCACTCTGGCTTGTCTGATGGAATCCCCCTACAG TCCATCTCTGCTCCGGGCAGTGGCATTTGGAGTGATGGAAAGGACAAAAGTGATGGTTCTCAGGCCCACACTTGGAATGTAGAAGTTCTGATTGACGTGGTCAAAGAAGTT AACCCCAATCTCAACTTCAAAGAGGTGACCTACGAGCTCGATCACCCTGGCTTTATGATCCGGGACAGTAAGGGACTTCAGATGGTGGTGTATGGGATCCAGAGGGGCCTGGGTATGGAGGTGTTCCCTGTCGATCTCATCTACCGGCCCTGGAAGCATGCTGAGGGACAG CTGTCATTCATTCAGCACTCCCTCATGAGCCCAGATGTGTTCTGCTTCGCTGACTACCCCTGCCACACTGTAGCCATCGACATACTGAAGGCGCCACCCGAGGACGATAACAGGGAGATAGCCACCTG GAAGAGCCTGGACCTGGTGGAGAGCCTCCTGCGCCTCTCTGAGGTGGGCCAGTACGAGCAGGTGAAGCAGCTCTTCAGTTTCCCCATCAAACACTGTCCTGACATGTTGGTGCTGGCACTGCTGCAGATCAGCACCTCTTGGCACACCCTGCGCCATGAGCTCATCTCCACCCTCATGCCCATCTTCCTGGGCAACCACCCCAACTCCGCCATCATCTTGCACTACGCGTGGCACGGACAGGGCCAGTCCCCCTCTATCCGTCAGCTGATCATGCACTCGATGGCAGAGTGGTACATGAGAGGAGAGCAGTACGACCAGGCCAAGCTGTCCCGCATCCTGGATGTGGCCCAGGACTTGAAG tctctttcaATGCTGCTAAATGGTACTCCATTTGCCTTTGTTATTGACCTTGCTGCACTTGCCTCTCGCCGTGAATACCTCAAACTTGACAAATGGCTGACTGACAAAATCCGAGAGCACGGG GAGCCCTTCATCCAGGCATGTGTAACGTTCCTGAAAAGACGCTGTCCCTCTATTATGGGTGGTCTTGCCCCAGAGAAGGACCAGCCCAAAAGCGCCCAGCTTCCCCCGGAAACGATGGCTACCATGCTGGGCTGTCTGCAGGCCTGTGCAGG GAGTGTGTCTCAAGAGCTCTCTGAGACTATCTTGACCATGGTTGCCAACTGTAGCAACGTCATGAACAAAGCCCGCCAGCCACCACCGGGGGTCATGCCAAAGGGACGTGCTCCCAGCACCAGCAGTCTAGACGCCATTTCCCCTGTGCAG ATGGATCCCCTGACAGCCATGGGTTCGCTGAACCTGAGCAGCTCTGccacctctcacacacagagcatgCAGGGCTTCCCTACCCCGCTGGGCTCTGCCTTCAGCAACCCCCAGTCCCCAGCTAAGGCCTTCCCTCCACtgtccaaccccaaccccagcaCACCATTTGGGGGGATTGGGAGCCTCTCTTCACAGCTAGGTAACACAG GTCCTCTGGGATCAGGCATTGGTTCTGGTCTTGGAATGCCAGCGGTGAGCAGCGATCCGTTTGGGACGAGGAAGATGAGCACACCGGGCCTGAATCCGACCACCTTTCAGCAGA CTGACCTATCTCAGGTGTGGCCCGAGGCTAACCAGCACTTTAGTAAGGAGATTGACGATGAGGCTAACAGTTACTTCCAGCGCATCTACAACCACCCCCCACACCCCACCATGTCTGTTGATGAG GTGCTGGAGATGTTACAGAGGTTCAAGGACTCCACCATCAAGCGAGAGCGGGAGGTCTTTAACTGTATGCTGAGGAATTTGTTCGAGGAGTACCGTTTCTTCCCCCAGTACCCCGACAAGGAGCTGCACATCACCGCCTGCCTGTTCGGGGGGATCATCGAGAAGGGTCTTGTCACATACATGGCCCTTGGACTGGCCCTCAGATATGTCCTTGAAGCCTTAAGGAAGCCATTTGGATCCAAAATGTATTACTTTGGAATCGCTGCTCTAGATAGATTCAAAAATAG GCTGAAGGACTATCCACAATATTGTCAGCACTTGGCCTCGATCGGCCACTTTCTGCAATTCCCCCTTCATTTACAAGAG TGCGTGCAGTATATCGAGTATGGCCAACAGTCACGGGATCCTCCAGTGAAGATGCAAGGATCCATCACCACCCCTGGAAGCCTGGCGTTGGCTCAAGCTCAGGCCCAGTCTCAGCCTCCCAAAGCCCCCCAGCCTGGACAGCCCAGCACCCTGGTCACCACAGCTACCGCCACCACCACTGTCGCCAAAACCACTACCATCACCCGACCTACCCCTGGCAGCTTCAAGAAGGATGTGCCG CCCTCCATCAACACCACAAACATTGACACTCTGCTGGTAGCAACAGACCAAACTGAGAGGATTGTGGAACCCCCAGAAAATGTTCAAGAGAAAATTGCTTTTATCTTCAATAACCTGTCACAATCCAACATGACACAGAAG GTTGAGGAGTTAAAGGAAACTGTGAAAGAGGAGTTTATGCCCTGGGTCTCCCAGTATCTTGTCATGAAGAGGGTCAGCATCGAGCCCAACTTCCACAGCCTATACTCCAACTTTCTAGACACCCTGAAGAACCCTGAGTTTGTCAAAATGGTTCTGAATGAAACTTACAGAAACATCAAG GTTCTCCTTACCTCTGATAAGGCAGCTGCAAACTTCTCTGATCGATCCCTACTGAAGAATTTGGGCCACTGGCTTGGCATGATCACTCTGGCTAAAAACAAGCCCATCCTGTACACG GATTTGGAGGTGAAATCCCTGTTGTTAGAAGCCTATGTCAAGGGGCAGCAGGAGCTACTGTATGTGGTCCCGTTTGTAGCCAAAGTCCTGGAATCCAGTTTGCGTAGCGTG ATCTTCCGACCTCAGAATCCCTGGACCATGGCCATCATGAATGTTCTGGCAGAGTTGCATACGGAACATGATCTGAAG CTGAACTTAAAGTTTGAGATTGAGGTGCTGTGTAAGAACTTATCACTGGACATCAACGACCTGAAGCCTGGCACCCTGCTGAAAGACAAAGACAAGTTGAAGAGTCTGGAGGAGCAGCTCTCTGCACCAAAGAAAGAGGCCAAGCCCCCTGAAGAAATGATCCCTATTGTTAGCACAG CTGCACCATCCACTCCCGCCCCGACCACCACTTGCTCAGCTACTGGGCCCCCTACCCCGCAGTTTAGCTATCATGACATCAATGTGTACGCCCTTGCAGGGCTAGCCCCTCACATCAATATCAACATCAAC ATCCCCTTGCTTCAAGCCCACCCTCAGCTCAAGCAGTGTGTGAGACAGTCCATTGAGCGGGCTGTGCAAGAGCTCGTCCACCCCGTAGTGGACCGCTCCATCAAGATCGCCATGACCACCTGCGAGCAGATCGTCAGGAAGGACTTTGCTCTGGACTCGGAGGAGTCGCGCATGCGTGTGGCAGCTCATCATATGATGCGCAACCTGACTGCCGGCATGGCCATGATCACCTGCCGGGAGCCCCTGCTCATGAGCATCGCCACCAACCTGAAGAACAGCTTTGCCGCTGCCCTCCGG GCCCCCACCCCCcagcagagagagatgatggaggAGGCTGCTGCCAGGGTCGCCCAGGACAACTGTGAGCTGGCCTGCTGCTTCATCCAGaagactgcagtggagaaggctGGCCCAGAGATGGACAAGAGGCTGGCGACG GAGTTTGAGCTGAGGAAGCACGCCCGCCAGGAGGGCCGTCGCTACTGTGACCCCGTTGTGCTGACCTACCAGGCCGAGCGCATGCCAGAGCAGATCAGACTCAAG GTTGGAGGCGTAGACCCCAAACAGCTGGCGGTGTATGAGGAGTTTGCCCGGAATGTTCCAGGCTTCCTACCAAGCAACGACCTGTCTCAGCCCACAGGATTCCTTGCCCAGCCCATGAAG caacaggcaTGGGCCACGGACGACGTGGCTCAGATCTATGACAAGTGCATGGCAGACCTGGAGCAGCACCTCCACGCCATCCCTCCAGCGCTGGCCATGAACCCTCAGACCCAGGCTTTGCGCAGCCTGCTGGAGGCCGTGGCCCTAGCCAGGAACTCCCGGGACGGCATCGCCGCTCTGGGTCTGCTGCAGAAG gCTGTGGAGGGTCTGCTGGATGCTACCAGTGGTGCCGATGCTGACTTGCTTCTGCGGTACAGAGAGTGCCACCTGCTGGTGCTCAAAGCCCTCCAGGACGGCCGGGCATACGGGCCACTGTGGTGCAACAAGCAGATTACCAG GTGCCTGATTGAGTGCCGTGATGAGTACAAGTACAACGTTGAGGCTGTGGAGCTGCTGATCAGAAACCACCTGGTCAACATGCAGCAGTATGACCTGCACCTGGCACAG TCTATGGAGAATGGGCTGCACTACATGGCGGTGGCGTTTGCCATGCAGCTGGTGAAGCTGCTGttggtggatgagcgcagtgtgAGCCACATTACCGAGGCAGACTTGTTCCACACTATCGAGACTCTGATGCGAACCAGCGCCCACTCCAGGGCCAACGCACCTGAGGG GCTTCCTCAGCTGATGGACGTGGTCCGCTCCAACTACGAGGCTATGATCGACCGGGCCCACGGAGGACCCAACTTTATGATGCACTCTGGCATCTCCCAGGCATCCGAGTACGACGACCCGCCAGGCCTGAGGGAGAAGGCTGAGTACCTGCTGAGGGAATGGGTCAACCTGTACCACTCTGCAGCCGCCGGCCGGGACAGCACCAAGGCCTTCTCTGCCTTTGTGGGCCAG ATGCACCAGCAGGGCATTCTGAAGACCGATGACCTGATCACTCGTTTCTTCCGGCTGTGCACGGAGATGTGTGTAGAGATCAGCTACCGCGCCCAggccgagcagcagcacaacccTGCGGCCAGCGCCGCCATCATCAGGGCCAAGTGTTACCACAACCTGGACGCCTTTGTGCGCCTCATCGCCCTGCTGGTCAAGCACTCCGGAGAGGCCACCAACACCGTCACCAAGATCAACCTGCTCAACAAG GTTCTAGGTATTGTGGTTGGAGTGTTGATCCAGGACCATGATGTGAGACAGACTGAGTTCCAGCAGTTGCCTTACCATCGCATCTTCATCATGCTGTTGCTTGAGCTCAATGCCCCCGAGCATGTGCTGGAGACCATCAACTTCCAGACCCTCACCGCCTTCTG CAACACTTTCCACATCCTGAGGCCTACCAAAGCCCCTGGCTTTGTTTACGCTTGGCTGGAGTTGATCTCTCACCGTATCTTCATCGCCAGGATGCTGGCGCACACCCCACAGCAGAAG GGTTGGCCCATGTATGCCCAACTTCTCATTGATCTGTTCAAGTACCTGGCACCCTTCCTGAGGAATGTTGAGCTTAACAAACCTATGCAAATCCTCTACAAG GGTACCCTGCGCGTCCTTCTGGTCCTACTGCATGACTTCCCAGAGTTCCTGTGCGACTACCACTACGGCTTCTGCGACGTCATCCCGCCCAACTGCATCCAGCTCCGCAACCTGATTCTGAGTGCCTTCCCACGCAACATGAGGCTTCCAGACCCCTTCACTCCCAATCTGAAG GTTGACATGCTCAGCGAGATCAACATCGCTCCGCGCATCCTTACAAACTTCACCGGAGTGATGCCCTCTCAGTTCAAGAAGGATCTGGACTCGTACCTGAAGACACGCTCCCCCGTCACCTTCCTCTCTGAGCTCCGCAGCAATCTGCAG GTGTCAAATGAGCCAGGCAACCGTTACAACATCCAGCTGATCAACGCTCTGGTGCTGTATGTGGGAACCCAGGCCATCGCACACATCCACAACAAGGGCAGCACCCCCTCGATGAGCACCATCACTCACTCAGCCCACATGGACATCTTCCAGAACCTGGCTGTGGACCTGGACACTGAGG GGCGTTATCTCTTCCTGAATGCCATCGCCAATCAGCTGCGCTACCCAAACAGCCACACCCATTACTTCAGCTGCACCATGCTGTACCTGTTTGCTGAGGCCAACACTGAGGCAATCCAGGAGCAGATTACCAG GGTTCTTCTGGAGAGGCTGATTGTGAACAGGCCTCATCCCTGGGGACTGCTCATCACCTTCATCGAGCTCATCAAGAATCCCGCCTTCAAGTTCTGGAGCCACGACTTTGTACACTGTGCCCCAGAGATTGAGAA gttGTTCCAGTCAGTGGCTCAGTGCTGTATGGGGCAAAAGCAGGCTCAGCAGGTGATGGAGGGCACTGgtgccagttag